The Arachis hypogaea cultivar Tifrunner chromosome 16, arahy.Tifrunner.gnm2.J5K5, whole genome shotgun sequence genome contains a region encoding:
- the LOC112759156 gene encoding uncharacterized protein isoform X1, translating into MATQQQEQDFPMHKEQVDGITTTATVAHTAIHKGVESSEITELPSRQHGRRQNLMLEIPARNLDEAREEFLRINMPSTSPAFSSINELQPKNKSNIKALIPKLSFKLGNTEKASILALEGSSTEVPKKPMISRTLSLTKLITPRGKKMSSLPVTPIGGNTTNMTTYVRKGQQSSIHRSRSVPALNKDGNTSVGVMLRIVPTTPRLAGSAATTSMKSSPDITVENEDGEDIPEEEAVCRICLIELGEGSDTLKMECSCKGELALAHQECAVKWFRIKGNRTCDVCKEQVQNLPVTLLRIASTHSPNFLISSQGQQYRVWETVPILVVINMMAYFCFVEQLLVSNMGSGAIAISLPFSCILGLLASMTSTTMARRKHVWLYAIAQFVMVFLAGRLFYSLLHVQAVLSMLLATFTGFGAVMCVASVLFEFLKWRRRWFAQLNQHQLGSQEVAVPTHQSSATTT; encoded by the exons ATGGCAACTCAGCAACAAGAACAAGACTTTCCAATGCACAAAGAACAAGTTGATGGTATCACTACCACTGCTACCGTAGCTCACACTGCAATTCATAAg GGTGTAGAATCAAGTGAAATAACTGAACTACCTAGTAGACAACATGGAAGAAGGCAAAATCTTATGTTGGAGATACCTGCAAGAAATCTTGATGAAGCAAGAGAGGAATTCTTGAGAATTAACATGCCTTCTACAAGTCCTGCTTTCTCCAGTATCAATGAGTTACAaccaaaaaataaatcaaatattaaGGCCCTTATTCCCAAACTTAGCTTTAAGTTAGGGAACACTGAAAAGGCTTCCATTCTAGCACTTGAAGGTTCTTCCACAGAGGTGCCGAAAAAGCCTATGATTTCGAGGACATTATCTCTTACAAAGTTGATCACACCTAGAGGGAAGAAGATGTCATCTTTACCCGTGACACCAATTGGAGGAAACACAACCAATATGACAACATATGTG AGAAAAGGACAGCAATCATCGATCCATCGTTCGCGGTCAGTTCCTGCACTTAACAAAGATGGGAACACATCAGTAGGTGTGATGCTGCGCATAGTTCCTACTACGCCACGGTTAGCTGGTAGCGCTGCCACAACATCTATGAAATCTTCACCTGACATTACTG TTGAGAATGAGGATGGAGAGGACattcctgaagaagaagctgtgTGTAGAATATGTTTGATTGAACTTGGAGAAGGTTCTGATACCCTTAAAATGGAGTGCAGCTGCAAAGGGGAACTAGCATTGGCGCACCAAGAATGCGCGGTTAAATGGTTCAGGATCAAAGGTAACAGAACATGTGATGTGTGCAAGGAACAAGTTCAGAACCTACCTGTCACTCTTTTACGAATTGCGAGTACTCATTCACCAAACTTCTTGATAAGTAGCCAAGGTCAGCAATACAG GGTTTGGGAAACTGTTCCAATTCTTGTGGTTATCAACATGATGGCTTACTTCTGTTTTGTTGAGCAGCTTCTT GTTTCAAATATGGGGTCTGGTGCCATTGCAATATCTCTCCCATTTTCTTGTATATTAGGCCTTCTTGCAAGCATGACATCAACAACAATGG CGAGGAGAAAACATGTCTGGCTTTATGCGATTGCCCAATTTGTTATGGTGTTTCTTGCTGGTCGTCTTTTCTATTCACTG CTTCATGTGCAAGCAGTGCTATCTATGCTACTTGCTACATTTACTGGGTTTGGAGCTGTAATGTGTGTAGCCTCTGTTCTGTTTGAGTTTCTGAAATGGAGGAGAAGATGGTTTGCTCAGTTGAATCAGCATCAGCTTGGTTCCCAAGAGGTGGCTGTACCAACTCATCAATCATCTGCAACAACCACTTAA
- the LOC112759156 gene encoding uncharacterized protein isoform X2 — translation MATQQQEQDFPMHKEQVDGITTTATVAHTAIHKGVESSEITELPSRQHGRRQNLMLEIPARNLDEAREEFLRINMPSTSPAFSSINELQPKNKSNIKALIPKLSFKLGNTEKASILALEGSSTEVPKKPMISRTLSLTKLITPRGKKMSSLPVTPIGGNTTNMTTYVRKGQQSSIHRSRSVPALNKDGNTSVGVMLRIVPTTPRLAGSAATTSMKSSPDITVENEDGEDIPEEEAVCRICLIELGEGSDTLKMECSCKGELALAHQECAVKWFRIKGNRTCDVCKEQVQNLPVTLLRIASTHSPNFLISSQGQQYRVWETVPILVVINMMAYFCFVEQLLVSNMGSGAIAISLPFSCILGLLASMTSTTMARRKHVWLYAIAQFVMVFLAGRLFYSLSCILI, via the exons ATGGCAACTCAGCAACAAGAACAAGACTTTCCAATGCACAAAGAACAAGTTGATGGTATCACTACCACTGCTACCGTAGCTCACACTGCAATTCATAAg GGTGTAGAATCAAGTGAAATAACTGAACTACCTAGTAGACAACATGGAAGAAGGCAAAATCTTATGTTGGAGATACCTGCAAGAAATCTTGATGAAGCAAGAGAGGAATTCTTGAGAATTAACATGCCTTCTACAAGTCCTGCTTTCTCCAGTATCAATGAGTTACAaccaaaaaataaatcaaatattaaGGCCCTTATTCCCAAACTTAGCTTTAAGTTAGGGAACACTGAAAAGGCTTCCATTCTAGCACTTGAAGGTTCTTCCACAGAGGTGCCGAAAAAGCCTATGATTTCGAGGACATTATCTCTTACAAAGTTGATCACACCTAGAGGGAAGAAGATGTCATCTTTACCCGTGACACCAATTGGAGGAAACACAACCAATATGACAACATATGTG AGAAAAGGACAGCAATCATCGATCCATCGTTCGCGGTCAGTTCCTGCACTTAACAAAGATGGGAACACATCAGTAGGTGTGATGCTGCGCATAGTTCCTACTACGCCACGGTTAGCTGGTAGCGCTGCCACAACATCTATGAAATCTTCACCTGACATTACTG TTGAGAATGAGGATGGAGAGGACattcctgaagaagaagctgtgTGTAGAATATGTTTGATTGAACTTGGAGAAGGTTCTGATACCCTTAAAATGGAGTGCAGCTGCAAAGGGGAACTAGCATTGGCGCACCAAGAATGCGCGGTTAAATGGTTCAGGATCAAAGGTAACAGAACATGTGATGTGTGCAAGGAACAAGTTCAGAACCTACCTGTCACTCTTTTACGAATTGCGAGTACTCATTCACCAAACTTCTTGATAAGTAGCCAAGGTCAGCAATACAG GGTTTGGGAAACTGTTCCAATTCTTGTGGTTATCAACATGATGGCTTACTTCTGTTTTGTTGAGCAGCTTCTT GTTTCAAATATGGGGTCTGGTGCCATTGCAATATCTCTCCCATTTTCTTGTATATTAGGCCTTCTTGCAAGCATGACATCAACAACAATGG CGAGGAGAAAACATGTCTGGCTTTATGCGATTGCCCAATTTGTTATGGTGTTTCTTGCTGGTCGTCTTTTCTATTCACTG TCTTGCATACTCATATAA
- the LOC112757017 gene encoding uncharacterized protein, giving the protein MAGVIKGSSVDASDMIKTADTLFKLFAEVIEWVGSSNIVHEVTDNAANYVSVGKLIHEKYPNIFWSPCAAHCINLILKDIASISHIADLASRASKVTLLRLVDADEKPSLGIMYEGMQRAKIAIKIMFRNRKSAYTPYTSILKMRWNKHLKRDLHAAAYFLNPDFFYSEGFVKKPNILKSLLDLFDIETLCDDLVAAMQEIQLYRDRKGSFGKKSALKAIKRLEPGEWWRLHGGSASNLQKMAIRLLHQTSSSSGCERNWSLFKQIHSKRRNRLEHQRLSDIVYVTYNLRLQSRMHRKKKNYDPIDIQSIDTIDFWVMADEDDPEFINRDIEGIENLIYTDNAMPSYPKDGDVEVDVDLSDVADSSNIASFGGTLILQI; this is encoded by the exons ATGGCTGGAGTGATCAAAGGCAGT TCTGTTGATGCTTCTGATATGATAAAAACTGCTGATACCTTGTTTAAATTGTTTGCTGAGGTTATTGAGTGGGTTGGGTCTAGTAACATTGTGCATGAGGTTACTGATAATGCTGCGAATTATGTATCTGTTGGAAAACTCATTCATGAAAAGTATCCAAACATTTTTTGGTCTCCTTGTGCTGCTCACTGCATAAATCTTATTTTGAAAGACATAGCAAGTATTTCTCACATAGCTGACCTTGCCTCTCGTGCTTCAAAAGTGACT TTATTGAGGCTTGTTGATGCTGATGAGAAACCTTCTCTAGGTATCATGTATGAGGGCATGCAAAGAGCCAAAATTGCTATCAAGATAATGTTTAGAAATAGAAAATCTGCATACACACCTTATACAAGTATCTTGAAAATGCGGTGGAATAAGCATTTGAAGCGTGACCTCCATGCAGCAGCATACTTTTTGAATCCAGATTTTTTCTATAGTGAGGGGTTTGTTAAGAAGCCAAATATCTTGAAATCTTTGCTTGATTTATTTGATATTGAAACTCTTTGCGATGACTTAGTTGCCGCAATGCAAGAGATACAGTTGTATCGAGATCGAaaaggaagttttggaaagaaaaGTGCTTTGAAAGCAATTAAGAGACTTGAACCTG GTGAATGGTGGAGGCTACATGGTGGGAGTGCTTCTAACTTGCAAAAAATGGCGAttcgtcttcttcatcaaacatctTCATCATCCGGATGTGAGAGGAATTGGAGCCTCTTTAAACAAATCCATTCAAAGAGGAGGAACCGATTAGAGCATCAAAGGCTAAGTGACATTGTTTATGTGACTTATAATCTACGCCTTCAATCTAGAATGCATCGCAAGAAGAAGAATTATGATCCAATTGACATTCAAAGCATTGACACAATAGATTTCTGGGTAATGGCGGATGAAGATGATCCTGAATTTATTAATAGAGACATCGAAggcattgaaaatttaatttacacGGATAATGCTATGCCTTCATATCCTAAAG atggagATGTGGAAGTTGATGTGGATTTGTCTGACGTCGCTGATTCTTCAAATATAGCTTCTTTTGGTGGTACTTTGATTCTTCAAATATAG
- the LOC112759157 gene encoding glycine-rich RNA-binding protein 2, mitochondrial: MALCNKLGNFLRQSASGSRLASAPSMLNYIRCMSSSRLFIGGLSYGVDDQSLRDAFSGFGDVVDARVVTDRDTGRSRGFGFVNFSSDESASSALTAMDGQDLNGRVIRVSYANDRPSGPRGGGGGFGGGGGYGGGSYRRGGGGGYGDPAF, encoded by the exons ATGGCATTGTGTAACAAGCTTGGAAATTTCTTGAGACAAAGTGCTTCCGGAAGCAGATTAGCATCTGCTCCATCAATGCTCAATTATATTCGCTGCATGTCCTCAAGCAGGCTTTTCATTGGGG GCCTTTCATATGGAGTTGATGACCAGTCTCTTCGGGATGCATTCTCTGGCTTTGGGGATGTGGTTGATG CAAGGGTGGTCACTGATAGAGACACCGGAAGATCAAGAGGTTTCGGATTTGTCAACTTCTCAAGTGACGAGTCTGCAAGCTCAGCACTCACTGCAATGGATGGGCAG GATCTAAATGGTCGAGTGATCAGGGTGAGCTATGCAAATGATAGGCCTTCTGGACCTCGGGGTGGTGGCGGAGGTTTCGGTGGTGGTGGCGGTTACGGGGGAGGTAGTTACCGTAGAGGTGGAGGTGGTGGTTATGGTGATCCAGCCTTCTAG